One part of the Glycine soja cultivar W05 chromosome 11, ASM419377v2, whole genome shotgun sequence genome encodes these proteins:
- the LOC114375422 gene encoding late embryogenesis abundant protein 3-like: protein MSHGQTKKPQADGEPTECGDVFGVSTAAEPHAAPVVSAGIGSAAIDGDPITIGEALEAAAISIGDKPVDQNDADAIGVAEIRATGENKVRSGGVGETAQEAATFNSHVMRVQDMTKLSDILTDAAEKLPVDKAVTKEDAEAVYTAEVQFPWQRDAAEVVAEPGGVAASMATAANLNELS from the exons atgaGTCATGGCCAAACCAAGAAGCCACAAGCAGACGGTGAACCCACCGAATGCGGCGACGTTTTCGGTGTCTCCACCGCCGCGGAGCCTCACGCTGCGCCGGTGGTGTCCGCCGGTATCGGTTCGGCTGCCATAGATGGCGACCCCATAACCATCGGAGAAGCTCTGGAAGCGGCGGCAATATCGATCGGGGATAAACCAGTGGACCAAAATGACGCCGATGCGATTGGCGTCGCGGAGATTAGGGCCACCGGAGAGAATAAGGTGAGGTCCGGTGGGGTGGGTGAAACCGCACAAGAAGCAGCTACTTTCAACAGTCACGTCATGCGAGTCCAAGACATGACGAAACTTTCCGATATCTTAACG GATGCGGCGGAGAAGCTCCCCGTGGACAAGGCGGTGACAAAAGAAGATGCTGAGGCTGTGTATACTGCAGAGGTGCAGTTTCCATGGCAGAGAGATGCGGCGGAAGTGGTTGCTGAACCTGGCGGAGTGGCGGCATCCATGGCCACCGCAGCTAACCTAAATGAACTAAGTTGA